From one Aquila chrysaetos chrysaetos chromosome 7, bAquChr1.4, whole genome shotgun sequence genomic stretch:
- the SPICE1 gene encoding spindle and centriole-associated protein 1 isoform X9: MATAGGRGGARGPLELPPSSRRPAGPAMSLLRGPRPRGPGKKGSRKAATVKRDWDVSASPSRVLRRVLQPASALSTVHDLTVHRATPEDILRRHEIHKSKNKALAHLELQEKALKRKWKKQKQLAGDSLEKRKLTLMREALNEVEEEALSIYQSEDGHQDFLNFKSSINSDRLLRLLREENSLVNSQLWAEKDMRKTTLSQESNMPLTPTTVSPSLDQSALNATNVVKRIHSRLQNEDEEETVDSTYTVRQVLNPNSRKQKQIAAKMKRKQTAQNSARQSRDDSPANSIPTDLRRDNKSSLDILNHMIRKVENELEEYERCTGREVQKTERSEGLTGFTLSLVNALCRLMRYLKESEMQLHEKEVMRQQHEEMLNEHRELIDALTAEILLVREENTAIQKKLQQYMMVTDEQLISLTQAFKGLPLVEPRREQSPNNFGIASKGPVNGQGEPDLSYFEPSADACKREGMLKFPQEELPLKFPLRPGASGGGGAGRSLPAHIFQPAVLLSPPRQKSSQELPPLQNVFTAISQSPENTEREPCKERSSPSSLQTQSTTEENCLISRRQPVPPADKDLESSHGKISLSCPGDARKNSTAKELFQNGDLLGQIAELTRQNSLIKAQLSKFRGFSEDTSDCLHQPDPIQNANPSPDSSQGQTHLMVSKSLEERIAELNRQSTEARDKLLQLIDQQKLAAADVVPPTISPVLSPSLNYTENPRRTIDVSIPMAVAMDSSKEDSVSPGSMTSIRRSVGDSGKPCSPLSASSESLKLIPVSQRPKVEKQKEEGWFALSMHIM; the protein is encoded by the exons ATGGCAACGGCGGGTGGGCGGGGAGGCGCGCGCGGCCCGCTCGAGCTTCCGCCTTcttcccgccgccccgcggggccggccATGTCGCTGCTGAGGGGAccgcggccccgcggccccggtAAGAAGGGCTCCAGAAAGGCGGCGACGGTTAAGCGGGATTGGGATGTAAGTGCTTCCCCTTCCCGGGTGCTGAGGCGGGTCCTCCAGCCTGCTTCGGCCTTG AGTACCGTCCATGATTTGACAGTCCACCGTGCAACTCCTGAGGATATT CTGCGTCGCCATGAAATACACAAAtcaaaaaacaaagcactgGCCCATCTGGAACTGCaagagaaagcactgaaaagaaaatggaagaagcaAAAACAACTGGCTGGTGATTccttggagaaaaggaagttGACACTGATGCGTGAG GCTCTTAATGAAGTGGAAGAGGAAGCATTATCAATCTATCAATCAGAAGATGGACATCAGGactttctgaatttcaaatcCAGCATCAATTCTGACAG GCTACTTCGGTTATTGAGAGAAGAAAATTCCTTGGTGAATTCTCAGTTGTGGGCTGAAAAGGATATGAGAAAAACTACCTTATCGCAGGAATCAAATATGCCTTTGACTCCAACAACTGTTTCTCCATCATTGGATCAGTCAG CCCTCAATGCTACAAATGTAGTCAAGAGAATCCATTCAAGACTTCAGAATGAAGACGAAGAAGAGACCGTAGACTCCACTTACACTGTGAGACAAGTGCTGAACCCAAActcaaggaaacaaaagcaaattgcaGCAAAAA tgaaaagaaaacaaactgcacaGAACTCTGCAAGACAGAGCAGAGATGATTCTCCAGCTAATTCAATCCCCACTGACCTTCGGAGGGACAACAAATCCAGCCTAGATATTCTCAACCACATGATACGTAAAGTGGAGAATGAATTGGAGGAGTATGAGCGATGTACAGGTCGTGAGGTTCAAAAAACTGAGAGAAGTGAAGGCCTCACCGGGTTTACCTTGTCACTGGTGAATGCTCTATGTCGTTTGATGCGCTACCTCAAAGAG AGTGAAATGCAGCTGCATGAGAAAGAGGTGATGAGACAGCAGCATGAGGAGATGTTGAATGAACACAGAGAACTGATTGATGCTCTGACTGCAGAAATACTTCTAGtgagggaagaaaacactgcTATCCAG AAGAAGCTTCAGCAATACATGATGGTAACAGATGAACAGCTGATCTCTCTCACACAAGCATTTAAAGGCCTCCCTTTGGTAGAACCTAGAAGAGAACAAAGTCCAAACAATTTTGGAATTGCAAGCAAAGGCCCAGTGAACGGGCAag GCGAACCTGATTTGAGCTATTTTGAGCCTAGTGCTGATGCATGCAAAAGGGAAGGTATGCTGAAATTCCCACAGGAAGAACTTCCTCTCAAGTTTCCCCTGAGGCCAGGTGCCTCAGGTGGTGGCGGAGCTGGTAGAAGCTTGCCAGCCCACATCTTCCAGCCAGCTGTGCTGTTGTCACCTCCCCGGCAGAAGAGCAGTCAGGAATTGCCTCCCCTCCAGAACG TGTTTACAGCCATTTCTCAGTctcctgaaaacactgaaagagaaCCGTGCAAGGAAAGGAGCTCACCTTCTTCCCTGCAAACACAGAGTACAACTGAGGAAAACTGTCTCATCTCTCGAAGGCAACCAGTTCCTCCCGCAGACAAAGACTTGGAGAGTTCCCATGGGAAAATCAGTCTGTCCTGCCCAGGTGACGCTAGAAAAAACAGCACAGCTAAAGAGTTATTTCAAAATGGTGATCTACTGGGACAGATAGCTGAGCTTACGCGGCAGAACTCTCTAATTAAAGCTCAACTGAGCAAATTCAGAGGCTTCTCTGAAGACACAAGTGACTGCCTACatcagccagacccaatacaaaaTGCAAATCCTAGTCCAGACTCTTCACAAGGACAG ACTCATCTCATGGTATCAAAGAGCTTGGAGGAAAGAATAGCAGAGCTGAATCGTCAGAGTACAGAAGCACGTGATAAACTGTTGCAGCTAATAGACCAACAGAAATTAGCTGCTGCTGATGTGGTCCCTCCAACGATATCTCCTGTTCTGTCCCCATCCCTAAATTATACTG AAAATCCAAGGAGGACAATTGACGTGTCTATTCCCATGGCAGTTGCTATGGACAGCTCCAAAGAAGATAGTGTTTCCCCTGGCAGTATGACCAGTATAAGAAG GTCTGTAGGAGACTCTGGCAAACCTTGTTCACCCCTAAGTGCCTCATCAGAAAGTTTGAAATTAATTCCTGTCAGCCAAAGGCCAAAG gtggaaaagcaaaaagaagaagGCTGGTTTGCATTGTCAATGCACATCATGTAA
- the SPICE1 gene encoding spindle and centriole-associated protein 1 isoform X13 translates to MATAGGRGGARGPLELPPSSRRPAGPAMSLLRGPRPRGPGKKGSRKAATVKRDWDVSASPSRVLRRVLQPASALSTVHDLTVHRATPEDILRRHEIHKSKNKALAHLELQEKALKRKWKKQKQLAGDSLEKRKLTLMREILSDQYHLQDVLERSDQVMAVAKDLFGDAPRMRTGFPNVTMAPNCDLESSQGPIVQKCDPSTQLSILSESVVDSQALNEVEEEALSIYQSEDGHQDFLNFKSSINSDRLLRLLREENSLVNSQLWAEKDMRKTTLSQESNMPLTPTTVSPSLDQSALNATNVVKRIHSRLQNEDEEETVDSTYTVRQVLNPNSRKQKQIAAKMKRKQTAQNSARQSRDDSPANSIPTDLRRDNKSSLDILNHMIRKVENELEEYERCTGREVQKTERSEGLTGFTLSLVNALCRLMRYLKESEMQLHEKEVMRQQHEEMLNEHRELIDALTAEILLVREENTAIQKKLQQYMMVTDEQLISLTQAFKGLPLVEPRREQSPNNFGIASKGPVNGQGEPDLSYFEPSADACKREGMLKFPQEELPLKFPLRPGASGGGGAGRSLPAHIFQPAVLLSPPRQKSSQELPPLQNVFTAISQSPENTEREPCKERSSPSSLQTQSTTEENCLISRRQPVPPADKDLESSHGKISLSCPGDARKNSTAKELFQNGDLLGQIAELTRQNSLIKAQLSKFRGFSEDTSDCLHQPDPIQNANPSPDSSQGQFLI, encoded by the exons ATGGCAACGGCGGGTGGGCGGGGAGGCGCGCGCGGCCCGCTCGAGCTTCCGCCTTcttcccgccgccccgcggggccggccATGTCGCTGCTGAGGGGAccgcggccccgcggccccggtAAGAAGGGCTCCAGAAAGGCGGCGACGGTTAAGCGGGATTGGGATGTAAGTGCTTCCCCTTCCCGGGTGCTGAGGCGGGTCCTCCAGCCTGCTTCGGCCTTG AGTACCGTCCATGATTTGACAGTCCACCGTGCAACTCCTGAGGATATT CTGCGTCGCCATGAAATACACAAAtcaaaaaacaaagcactgGCCCATCTGGAACTGCaagagaaagcactgaaaagaaaatggaagaagcaAAAACAACTGGCTGGTGATTccttggagaaaaggaagttGACACTGATGCGTGAG ATTCTGTCTGATCAATACCATTTGCAAGATGTATTGGAACGATCTGATCAGGTCATGGCTGTGGCAAAAGACTTGTTTGGGGATGCTCCTCGCATGCGAACAG GTTTCCCTAATGTAACAATGGCTCCTAACTGTGACCTAGAATCATCTCAAGGACCCATTGTACAAAAATGTGATCCTTCCACTCAGCTTTCCATCCTTAGTGAATCTGTCGTGGATTCCCAG GCTCTTAATGAAGTGGAAGAGGAAGCATTATCAATCTATCAATCAGAAGATGGACATCAGGactttctgaatttcaaatcCAGCATCAATTCTGACAG GCTACTTCGGTTATTGAGAGAAGAAAATTCCTTGGTGAATTCTCAGTTGTGGGCTGAAAAGGATATGAGAAAAACTACCTTATCGCAGGAATCAAATATGCCTTTGACTCCAACAACTGTTTCTCCATCATTGGATCAGTCAG CCCTCAATGCTACAAATGTAGTCAAGAGAATCCATTCAAGACTTCAGAATGAAGACGAAGAAGAGACCGTAGACTCCACTTACACTGTGAGACAAGTGCTGAACCCAAActcaaggaaacaaaagcaaattgcaGCAAAAA tgaaaagaaaacaaactgcacaGAACTCTGCAAGACAGAGCAGAGATGATTCTCCAGCTAATTCAATCCCCACTGACCTTCGGAGGGACAACAAATCCAGCCTAGATATTCTCAACCACATGATACGTAAAGTGGAGAATGAATTGGAGGAGTATGAGCGATGTACAGGTCGTGAGGTTCAAAAAACTGAGAGAAGTGAAGGCCTCACCGGGTTTACCTTGTCACTGGTGAATGCTCTATGTCGTTTGATGCGCTACCTCAAAGAG AGTGAAATGCAGCTGCATGAGAAAGAGGTGATGAGACAGCAGCATGAGGAGATGTTGAATGAACACAGAGAACTGATTGATGCTCTGACTGCAGAAATACTTCTAGtgagggaagaaaacactgcTATCCAG AAGAAGCTTCAGCAATACATGATGGTAACAGATGAACAGCTGATCTCTCTCACACAAGCATTTAAAGGCCTCCCTTTGGTAGAACCTAGAAGAGAACAAAGTCCAAACAATTTTGGAATTGCAAGCAAAGGCCCAGTGAACGGGCAag GCGAACCTGATTTGAGCTATTTTGAGCCTAGTGCTGATGCATGCAAAAGGGAAGGTATGCTGAAATTCCCACAGGAAGAACTTCCTCTCAAGTTTCCCCTGAGGCCAGGTGCCTCAGGTGGTGGCGGAGCTGGTAGAAGCTTGCCAGCCCACATCTTCCAGCCAGCTGTGCTGTTGTCACCTCCCCGGCAGAAGAGCAGTCAGGAATTGCCTCCCCTCCAGAACG TGTTTACAGCCATTTCTCAGTctcctgaaaacactgaaagagaaCCGTGCAAGGAAAGGAGCTCACCTTCTTCCCTGCAAACACAGAGTACAACTGAGGAAAACTGTCTCATCTCTCGAAGGCAACCAGTTCCTCCCGCAGACAAAGACTTGGAGAGTTCCCATGGGAAAATCAGTCTGTCCTGCCCAGGTGACGCTAGAAAAAACAGCACAGCTAAAGAGTTATTTCAAAATGGTGATCTACTGGGACAGATAGCTGAGCTTACGCGGCAGAACTCTCTAATTAAAGCTCAACTGAGCAAATTCAGAGGCTTCTCTGAAGACACAAGTGACTGCCTACatcagccagacccaatacaaaaTGCAAATCCTAGTCCAGACTCTTCACAAGGACAG tttttaatttga
- the SPICE1 gene encoding spindle and centriole-associated protein 1 isoform X3, which produces MATAGGRGGARGPLELPPSSRRPAGPAMSLLRGPRPRGPGKKGSRKAATVKRDWDSTVHDLTVHRATPEDILRRHEIHKSKNKALAHLELQEKALKRKWKKQKQLAGDSLEKRKLTLMREILSDQYHLQDVLERSDQVMAVAKDLFGDAPRMRTGFPNVTMAPNCDLESSQGPIVQKCDPSTQLSILSESVVDSQALNEVEEEALSIYQSEDGHQDFLNFKSSINSDRLLRLLREENSLVNSQLWAEKDMRKTTLSQESNMPLTPTTVSPSLDQSALNATNVVKRIHSRLQNEDEEETVDSTYTVRQVLNPNSRKQKQIAAKMKRKQTAQNSARQSRDDSPANSIPTDLRRDNKSSLDILNHMIRKVENELEEYERCTGREVQKTERSEGLTGFTLSLVNALCRLMRYLKESEMQLHEKEVMRQQHEEMLNEHRELIDALTAEILLVREENTAIQKKLQQYMMVTDEQLISLTQAFKGLPLVEPRREQSPNNFGIASKGPVNGQGEPDLSYFEPSADACKREGMLKFPQEELPLKFPLRPGASGGGGAGRSLPAHIFQPAVLLSPPRQKSSQELPPLQNVFTAISQSPENTEREPCKERSSPSSLQTQSTTEENCLISRRQPVPPADKDLESSHGKISLSCPGDARKNSTAKELFQNGDLLGQIAELTRQNSLIKAQLSKFRGFSEDTSDCLHQPDPIQNANPSPDSSQGQTHLMVSKSLEERIAELNRQSTEARDKLLQLIDQQKLAAADVVPPTISPVLSPSLNYTENPRRTIDVSIPMAVAMDSSKEDSVSPGSMTSIRRSVGDSGKPCSPLSASSESLKLIPVSQRPKVEKQKEEGWFALSMHIM; this is translated from the exons ATGGCAACGGCGGGTGGGCGGGGAGGCGCGCGCGGCCCGCTCGAGCTTCCGCCTTcttcccgccgccccgcggggccggccATGTCGCTGCTGAGGGGAccgcggccccgcggccccggtAAGAAGGGCTCCAGAAAGGCGGCGACGGTTAAGCGGGATTGGGAT AGTACCGTCCATGATTTGACAGTCCACCGTGCAACTCCTGAGGATATT CTGCGTCGCCATGAAATACACAAAtcaaaaaacaaagcactgGCCCATCTGGAACTGCaagagaaagcactgaaaagaaaatggaagaagcaAAAACAACTGGCTGGTGATTccttggagaaaaggaagttGACACTGATGCGTGAG ATTCTGTCTGATCAATACCATTTGCAAGATGTATTGGAACGATCTGATCAGGTCATGGCTGTGGCAAAAGACTTGTTTGGGGATGCTCCTCGCATGCGAACAG GTTTCCCTAATGTAACAATGGCTCCTAACTGTGACCTAGAATCATCTCAAGGACCCATTGTACAAAAATGTGATCCTTCCACTCAGCTTTCCATCCTTAGTGAATCTGTCGTGGATTCCCAG GCTCTTAATGAAGTGGAAGAGGAAGCATTATCAATCTATCAATCAGAAGATGGACATCAGGactttctgaatttcaaatcCAGCATCAATTCTGACAG GCTACTTCGGTTATTGAGAGAAGAAAATTCCTTGGTGAATTCTCAGTTGTGGGCTGAAAAGGATATGAGAAAAACTACCTTATCGCAGGAATCAAATATGCCTTTGACTCCAACAACTGTTTCTCCATCATTGGATCAGTCAG CCCTCAATGCTACAAATGTAGTCAAGAGAATCCATTCAAGACTTCAGAATGAAGACGAAGAAGAGACCGTAGACTCCACTTACACTGTGAGACAAGTGCTGAACCCAAActcaaggaaacaaaagcaaattgcaGCAAAAA tgaaaagaaaacaaactgcacaGAACTCTGCAAGACAGAGCAGAGATGATTCTCCAGCTAATTCAATCCCCACTGACCTTCGGAGGGACAACAAATCCAGCCTAGATATTCTCAACCACATGATACGTAAAGTGGAGAATGAATTGGAGGAGTATGAGCGATGTACAGGTCGTGAGGTTCAAAAAACTGAGAGAAGTGAAGGCCTCACCGGGTTTACCTTGTCACTGGTGAATGCTCTATGTCGTTTGATGCGCTACCTCAAAGAG AGTGAAATGCAGCTGCATGAGAAAGAGGTGATGAGACAGCAGCATGAGGAGATGTTGAATGAACACAGAGAACTGATTGATGCTCTGACTGCAGAAATACTTCTAGtgagggaagaaaacactgcTATCCAG AAGAAGCTTCAGCAATACATGATGGTAACAGATGAACAGCTGATCTCTCTCACACAAGCATTTAAAGGCCTCCCTTTGGTAGAACCTAGAAGAGAACAAAGTCCAAACAATTTTGGAATTGCAAGCAAAGGCCCAGTGAACGGGCAag GCGAACCTGATTTGAGCTATTTTGAGCCTAGTGCTGATGCATGCAAAAGGGAAGGTATGCTGAAATTCCCACAGGAAGAACTTCCTCTCAAGTTTCCCCTGAGGCCAGGTGCCTCAGGTGGTGGCGGAGCTGGTAGAAGCTTGCCAGCCCACATCTTCCAGCCAGCTGTGCTGTTGTCACCTCCCCGGCAGAAGAGCAGTCAGGAATTGCCTCCCCTCCAGAACG TGTTTACAGCCATTTCTCAGTctcctgaaaacactgaaagagaaCCGTGCAAGGAAAGGAGCTCACCTTCTTCCCTGCAAACACAGAGTACAACTGAGGAAAACTGTCTCATCTCTCGAAGGCAACCAGTTCCTCCCGCAGACAAAGACTTGGAGAGTTCCCATGGGAAAATCAGTCTGTCCTGCCCAGGTGACGCTAGAAAAAACAGCACAGCTAAAGAGTTATTTCAAAATGGTGATCTACTGGGACAGATAGCTGAGCTTACGCGGCAGAACTCTCTAATTAAAGCTCAACTGAGCAAATTCAGAGGCTTCTCTGAAGACACAAGTGACTGCCTACatcagccagacccaatacaaaaTGCAAATCCTAGTCCAGACTCTTCACAAGGACAG ACTCATCTCATGGTATCAAAGAGCTTGGAGGAAAGAATAGCAGAGCTGAATCGTCAGAGTACAGAAGCACGTGATAAACTGTTGCAGCTAATAGACCAACAGAAATTAGCTGCTGCTGATGTGGTCCCTCCAACGATATCTCCTGTTCTGTCCCCATCCCTAAATTATACTG AAAATCCAAGGAGGACAATTGACGTGTCTATTCCCATGGCAGTTGCTATGGACAGCTCCAAAGAAGATAGTGTTTCCCCTGGCAGTATGACCAGTATAAGAAG GTCTGTAGGAGACTCTGGCAAACCTTGTTCACCCCTAAGTGCCTCATCAGAAAGTTTGAAATTAATTCCTGTCAGCCAAAGGCCAAAG gtggaaaagcaaaaagaagaagGCTGGTTTGCATTGTCAATGCACATCATGTAA
- the SPICE1 gene encoding spindle and centriole-associated protein 1 isoform X15 has translation MATAGGRGGARGPLELPPSSRRPAGPAMSLLRGPRPRGPGKKGSRKAATVKRDWDVSASPSRVLRRVLQPASALSTVHDLTVHRATPEDILRRHEIHKSKNKALAHLELQEKALKRKWKKQKQLAGDSLEKRKLTLMREILSDQYHLQDVLERSDQVMAVAKDLFGDAPRMRTGFPNVTMAPNCDLESSQGPIVQKCDPSTQLSILSESVVDSQALNEVEEEALSIYQSEDGHQDFLNFKSSINSDRLLRLLREENSLVNSQLWAEKDMRKTTLSQESNMPLTPTTVSPSLDQSALNATNVVKRIHSRLQNEDEEETVDSTYTVRQVLNPNSRKQKQIAAKMKRKQTAQNSARQSRDDSPANSIPTDLRRDNKSSLDILNHMIRKVENELEEYERCTGREVQKTERSEGLTGFTLSLVNALCRLMRYLKESEMQLHEKEVMRQQHEEMLNEHRELIDALTAEILLVREENTAIQKKLQQYMMVTDEQLISLTQAFKGLPLVEPRREQSPNNFGIASKGPVNGQGEPDLSYFEPSADACKREGMLKFPQEELPLKFPLRPGASGGGGAGRSLPAHIFQPAVLLSPPRQKSSQELPPLQNVFTAISQSPENTEREPCKERSSPSSLQTQSTTEENCLISRRQPVPPADKDLESSHGKISLSCPGDARKNSTAKELFQNGDLLGQIAELTRQNSLIKAQLSKFRGFSEDTSDCLHQPDPIQNANPSPDSSQGQ, from the exons ATGGCAACGGCGGGTGGGCGGGGAGGCGCGCGCGGCCCGCTCGAGCTTCCGCCTTcttcccgccgccccgcggggccggccATGTCGCTGCTGAGGGGAccgcggccccgcggccccggtAAGAAGGGCTCCAGAAAGGCGGCGACGGTTAAGCGGGATTGGGATGTAAGTGCTTCCCCTTCCCGGGTGCTGAGGCGGGTCCTCCAGCCTGCTTCGGCCTTG AGTACCGTCCATGATTTGACAGTCCACCGTGCAACTCCTGAGGATATT CTGCGTCGCCATGAAATACACAAAtcaaaaaacaaagcactgGCCCATCTGGAACTGCaagagaaagcactgaaaagaaaatggaagaagcaAAAACAACTGGCTGGTGATTccttggagaaaaggaagttGACACTGATGCGTGAG ATTCTGTCTGATCAATACCATTTGCAAGATGTATTGGAACGATCTGATCAGGTCATGGCTGTGGCAAAAGACTTGTTTGGGGATGCTCCTCGCATGCGAACAG GTTTCCCTAATGTAACAATGGCTCCTAACTGTGACCTAGAATCATCTCAAGGACCCATTGTACAAAAATGTGATCCTTCCACTCAGCTTTCCATCCTTAGTGAATCTGTCGTGGATTCCCAG GCTCTTAATGAAGTGGAAGAGGAAGCATTATCAATCTATCAATCAGAAGATGGACATCAGGactttctgaatttcaaatcCAGCATCAATTCTGACAG GCTACTTCGGTTATTGAGAGAAGAAAATTCCTTGGTGAATTCTCAGTTGTGGGCTGAAAAGGATATGAGAAAAACTACCTTATCGCAGGAATCAAATATGCCTTTGACTCCAACAACTGTTTCTCCATCATTGGATCAGTCAG CCCTCAATGCTACAAATGTAGTCAAGAGAATCCATTCAAGACTTCAGAATGAAGACGAAGAAGAGACCGTAGACTCCACTTACACTGTGAGACAAGTGCTGAACCCAAActcaaggaaacaaaagcaaattgcaGCAAAAA tgaaaagaaaacaaactgcacaGAACTCTGCAAGACAGAGCAGAGATGATTCTCCAGCTAATTCAATCCCCACTGACCTTCGGAGGGACAACAAATCCAGCCTAGATATTCTCAACCACATGATACGTAAAGTGGAGAATGAATTGGAGGAGTATGAGCGATGTACAGGTCGTGAGGTTCAAAAAACTGAGAGAAGTGAAGGCCTCACCGGGTTTACCTTGTCACTGGTGAATGCTCTATGTCGTTTGATGCGCTACCTCAAAGAG AGTGAAATGCAGCTGCATGAGAAAGAGGTGATGAGACAGCAGCATGAGGAGATGTTGAATGAACACAGAGAACTGATTGATGCTCTGACTGCAGAAATACTTCTAGtgagggaagaaaacactgcTATCCAG AAGAAGCTTCAGCAATACATGATGGTAACAGATGAACAGCTGATCTCTCTCACACAAGCATTTAAAGGCCTCCCTTTGGTAGAACCTAGAAGAGAACAAAGTCCAAACAATTTTGGAATTGCAAGCAAAGGCCCAGTGAACGGGCAag GCGAACCTGATTTGAGCTATTTTGAGCCTAGTGCTGATGCATGCAAAAGGGAAGGTATGCTGAAATTCCCACAGGAAGAACTTCCTCTCAAGTTTCCCCTGAGGCCAGGTGCCTCAGGTGGTGGCGGAGCTGGTAGAAGCTTGCCAGCCCACATCTTCCAGCCAGCTGTGCTGTTGTCACCTCCCCGGCAGAAGAGCAGTCAGGAATTGCCTCCCCTCCAGAACG TGTTTACAGCCATTTCTCAGTctcctgaaaacactgaaagagaaCCGTGCAAGGAAAGGAGCTCACCTTCTTCCCTGCAAACACAGAGTACAACTGAGGAAAACTGTCTCATCTCTCGAAGGCAACCAGTTCCTCCCGCAGACAAAGACTTGGAGAGTTCCCATGGGAAAATCAGTCTGTCCTGCCCAGGTGACGCTAGAAAAAACAGCACAGCTAAAGAGTTATTTCAAAATGGTGATCTACTGGGACAGATAGCTGAGCTTACGCGGCAGAACTCTCTAATTAAAGCTCAACTGAGCAAATTCAGAGGCTTCTCTGAAGACACAAGTGACTGCCTACatcagccagacccaatacaaaaTGCAAATCCTAGTCCAGACTCTTCACAAGGACAG tga